The following proteins are co-located in the Patescibacteria group bacterium genome:
- the eno gene encoding phosphopyruvate hydratase, giving the protein MAKISEIHGREILDSRGNPTVEVDLVIDSGEMVRASVPSGASTGKREAIELRDGDKKRYAGKGVLNAVNFVNTEIAKLVIGQDPLELEKIDKMMIDLDGTENKGRLGANAILGVSLAVLKAGAATSNLPIYQYIKEKYRPNTPYVMPVPMFNILNGGLHAEGSSDFQEYKIAAIGAPSLKEAVRWSAEVFHVLKKLLHDRGLTTTVGDEGGFAPAMKSNDDYPQIIVEAIEKAGYKPGEDIYLALDPACSALWDNGKYNLKRDGRVLNSEEMIAFWVDWVSKYPIISIEDGLGEDDWENWKKLYITLGKKIQIMGDDLLVTNPKIIKKAIKDKLANSALIKINQIGSMSETIEAVNLAHAAKWSAVVSHRSGETEDTTIADLVVGLGTGMIKTGSANRSERVAKYNQLMRIEEELGAVAMYPGMSAFGNIKNVG; this is encoded by the coding sequence ATGGCAAAAATTTCTGAAATTCACGGACGAGAAATTCTGGACTCTCGTGGCAACCCGACAGTCGAAGTAGACCTTGTGATCGACTCAGGAGAGATGGTACGTGCTTCGGTTCCTTCGGGAGCCTCGACTGGCAAACGGGAGGCTATTGAACTGCGTGACGGCGACAAGAAGCGCTACGCGGGCAAAGGTGTCTTGAACGCGGTTAATTTTGTGAATACGGAAATTGCCAAGCTCGTCATCGGTCAAGACCCGCTCGAGCTTGAGAAGATAGACAAGATGATGATCGATCTGGACGGCACAGAGAATAAAGGCAGACTCGGCGCGAACGCTATCCTCGGCGTCTCACTCGCAGTCTTGAAGGCTGGCGCAGCAACGTCTAACCTGCCTATTTACCAATACATCAAAGAAAAGTATCGACCAAATACGCCGTACGTCATGCCGGTGCCGATGTTTAATATTTTGAATGGCGGACTCCACGCGGAAGGGTCGTCAGACTTCCAAGAGTACAAGATTGCGGCTATTGGCGCACCGAGCCTCAAGGAAGCCGTGCGCTGGAGTGCAGAAGTTTTCCATGTGCTGAAGAAACTCCTGCATGATCGCGGACTGACAACGACCGTGGGAGACGAGGGCGGTTTTGCTCCGGCTATGAAGTCGAACGATGACTACCCGCAGATTATTGTGGAGGCCATTGAGAAGGCTGGCTACAAACCCGGCGAAGACATTTATCTTGCCCTCGATCCGGCTTGCAGTGCGCTGTGGGACAACGGCAAATATAATTTGAAGCGTGATGGCCGAGTGTTGAACTCGGAGGAGATGATTGCGTTCTGGGTAGATTGGGTGAGCAAGTATCCGATCATTTCTATTGAAGATGGTTTGGGCGAGGATGATTGGGAGAATTGGAAGAAGCTTTACATCACGCTCGGCAAGAAAATTCAGATCATGGGAGATGATCTCCTTGTGACCAACCCGAAGATCATCAAGAAAGCCATTAAAGACAAACTCGCGAACTCTGCGCTGATCAAGATCAACCAAATCGGTTCCATGTCAGAAACTATCGAGGCCGTGAACCTGGCGCACGCGGCTAAGTGGTCCGCAGTTGTCTCACATCGTTCCGGCGAGACCGAAGATACGACCATCGCTGACCTTGTTGTCGGCCTCGGTACAGGAATGATCAAGACTGGCTCGGCCAACAGGTCTGAGCGCGTGGCCAAGTACAACCAGCTGATGCGTATTGAAGAAGAACTTGGGGCCGTGGCCATGTATCCTGGTATGAGCGCCTTCGGGAATATTAAGAACGTAGGTTAG
- a CDS encoding glycosyltransferase family 4 protein, giving the protein MRIALIHSGKKVGTGAWYINDLIRKSLSALGVSVREFYPRDNLLDAPVHLKGLKNIFFFQSLLEKHRTILKHCDLIQGTTYTPIALLPFSIPVVSHFGSTTYGFLKAVPQAKDPDEREVREQWYALRKQGAITELNVKTRRPLRDVAEIEEYVAKRAEGVIATSQGVVEELQEMGVKTEHIRLIHNAIEDYWFLPNKHTGETTPGVVFLGRLGGDVFTLKLKGFDRLAHIFLKLPSVPKMIVGMTDSKTLIPWMETHFKNTVLQLNTLKEQIPALLDAWSGSVLFISSRYEGFSLSLIEGMSRGLVPVTFAVGVAPEIIVNGKNGYIVHSTKEAQTVIKQLLQDNALRTRLSQEARATAEVFTTKRMAQQMKAFYTEIIAQDRSAKKKK; this is encoded by the coding sequence ATGCGAATCGCCCTGATCCATTCCGGAAAAAAAGTAGGTACCGGAGCTTGGTACATTAATGACCTGATCCGTAAAAGCCTCTCGGCGTTGGGGGTCTCTGTGCGAGAATTCTATCCGCGAGATAATTTGTTGGACGCTCCGGTGCACCTCAAAGGCCTGAAGAACATTTTTTTCTTTCAGTCGTTGCTCGAGAAACATCGGACCATCCTGAAGCATTGTGATTTGATTCAAGGAACCACGTATACGCCGATTGCCCTGTTGCCGTTTTCTATTCCGGTGGTGTCTCATTTTGGATCAACTACCTACGGATTCTTGAAGGCGGTTCCACAAGCCAAAGATCCTGATGAACGAGAGGTTCGTGAGCAGTGGTACGCGTTGCGAAAACAGGGTGCGATCACTGAACTGAACGTGAAGACTCGCCGGCCGCTCAGAGATGTGGCGGAGATTGAGGAGTATGTCGCCAAACGCGCTGAGGGAGTTATCGCGACGTCGCAAGGGGTGGTCGAGGAGCTACAAGAGATGGGGGTTAAGACGGAGCACATCCGCCTCATTCATAATGCCATTGAAGATTACTGGTTTCTTCCGAACAAACACACTGGCGAGACCACGCCGGGGGTGGTTTTTCTTGGTCGCTTAGGGGGCGATGTGTTTACGCTGAAGCTGAAGGGTTTTGACCGTCTCGCACATATCTTTCTCAAATTGCCGAGTGTGCCAAAGATGATCGTCGGCATGACTGATAGCAAGACGCTGATCCCGTGGATGGAAACGCATTTTAAGAATACGGTCCTTCAGCTGAATACCTTGAAAGAGCAGATTCCCGCTTTACTTGATGCTTGGTCTGGCAGCGTGCTGTTCATCTCTTCACGGTACGAGGGATTCAGCTTGAGTTTGATCGAGGGGATGTCTCGTGGACTGGTGCCGGTTACCTTTGCGGTTGGCGTTGCGCCAGAGATCATTGTGAACGGGAAGAACGGGTACATTGTGCATTCCACGAAAGAAGCTCAGACAGTGATTAAGCAACTTTTGCAGGATAACGCTTTGCGAACAAGACTTTCCCAAGAGGCCAGAGCGACGGCGGAGGTTTTTACTACCAAACGTATGGCCCAGCAGATGAAGGCTTTCTATACAGAAATTATCGCTCAGGATAGATCGGCCAAAAAGAAAAAATAA
- a CDS encoding glycosyltransferase family A protein, giving the protein MQLMKGFSLDLYPTPDLTRAAQAIESQLASYRLPLPPLAQTCVLTIFVPMFNESLRRLKTQLDAFAKQQLPRDMFEVVYLVNNGEDASSEVRQENARTMDYLQRSPHGLPIRLLDRSSRGQEILHCNVGKARNFGLHAIAKRYLEQERDGVLVHIDADTFPEDPTYLQKVYRAFQKTPSAIAASGGLRMILDMDNPDPQKTAFFKKHISALRNFGKWYHLSHALNATDDKLSPWMTPTTLSGPHMISRVVASVCAGGIPDASLGEDAMFGFNLEQYAKKIHGVFLSKRDVWFLRMAIRESTRAGASYAEVFRNIAEHNGRPIVRNPQTPRYQDFLRDELRQLQQQPEKHVQELALFFHLPEEQLTRLSAQLKRNAIDELIPTLEIWFKKEHLTNQATFNLLFKAKYKSEFPLTPYRLAWLRTLVYANPKRKAYAKNAIKYFSNFKAR; this is encoded by the coding sequence ATGCAATTGATGAAAGGCTTCTCCCTTGATCTCTATCCGACGCCTGACCTCACCCGAGCCGCGCAGGCGATAGAATCACAGCTCGCAAGCTACCGTCTACCACTCCCGCCACTCGCACAAACATGCGTCTTGACCATATTCGTACCCATGTTTAATGAAAGTCTCCGGCGTCTCAAAACACAACTCGACGCTTTTGCTAAGCAACAACTCCCCCGGGATATGTTCGAGGTTGTCTATCTCGTGAACAACGGCGAAGATGCATCTTCTGAGGTGCGCCAAGAAAACGCTCGGACCATGGATTATCTCCAAAGGTCTCCGCATGGCCTCCCTATTCGTCTTCTTGATCGCAGCTCACGGGGGCAAGAAATCCTGCACTGCAACGTCGGCAAGGCCAGAAACTTTGGGCTCCACGCAATAGCCAAAAGGTATCTTGAACAAGAGCGGGATGGCGTCCTGGTGCATATTGACGCTGATACGTTCCCGGAAGATCCGACATATCTTCAGAAAGTCTATCGAGCCTTCCAAAAAACGCCATCGGCCATTGCGGCCTCAGGGGGGTTGCGTATGATTCTCGACATGGACAATCCTGATCCACAAAAAACTGCCTTCTTCAAAAAACATATCAGCGCGCTCCGAAACTTTGGAAAATGGTACCACCTCTCGCACGCCTTAAATGCCACGGACGATAAACTTTCTCCCTGGATGACCCCAACGACCTTGTCTGGTCCTCATATGATCAGCCGGGTCGTGGCGAGTGTCTGCGCCGGAGGGATACCTGACGCTTCGCTTGGCGAAGATGCGATGTTCGGTTTCAATCTGGAACAGTACGCAAAAAAGATTCATGGCGTCTTCTTGAGTAAACGAGATGTCTGGTTTTTACGCATGGCCATCCGTGAGTCGACGCGCGCCGGCGCGTCATACGCCGAAGTGTTCCGAAATATTGCTGAACACAACGGCCGGCCGATCGTGCGCAATCCGCAGACTCCGCGGTACCAAGACTTCCTCAGGGACGAACTTCGACAACTCCAGCAGCAGCCCGAGAAACACGTGCAGGAACTGGCTCTCTTCTTTCACCTCCCCGAGGAACAGCTGACACGGCTTTCAGCGCAGCTCAAACGTAACGCGATCGATGAACTCATCCCGACACTGGAAATCTGGTTTAAAAAAGAACACCTCACAAACCAGGCAACATTTAACCTGCTTTTTAAAGCAAAATACAAATCCGAGTTCCCACTCACGCCGTACCGGCTTGCTTGGTTACGCACGCTTGTCTACGCGAATCCAAAAAGAAAGGCCTACGCCAAAAACGCGATTAAATACTTCTCTAATTTTAAGGCCCGATAA
- a CDS encoding CxxC-x17-CxxC domain-containing protein, whose protein sequence is MFNSFKAKSAGGWKDKKKSYGGSDSRPMEMHEAVCSACNKTCEVPFKPNGRKPVFCSDCFRRDENQDDRPAYPEKRSFRDDRGGDRGFDRSFDRGPDRSFDRPERAERAPERPSNDRQLAEVLGEMRIMNSKLEAILKALTVSKE, encoded by the coding sequence ATGTTTAATAGCTTTAAGGCCAAGAGTGCCGGTGGTTGGAAGGATAAGAAGAAGAGTTATGGTGGCAGTGATTCACGCCCCATGGAGATGCACGAGGCTGTCTGTAGCGCGTGTAACAAGACCTGCGAAGTTCCATTCAAGCCGAATGGTCGCAAGCCAGTTTTCTGTAGCGACTGTTTCAGACGCGATGAAAACCAGGATGATCGTCCAGCTTACCCAGAGAAGCGCTCCTTCCGCGATGACCGCGGTGGTGACCGTGGATTTGACCGCAGCTTTGACCGTGGACCAGACCGCAGCTTTGATCGTCCAGAGCGTGCTGAACGCGCTCCAGAGCGCCCAAGCAATGATCGTCAGCTGGCCGAAGTACTTGGAGAAATGCGCATCATGAACAGCAAGCTTGAAGCAATCTTGAAGGCTCTCACGGTTTCCAAAGAATAA
- a CDS encoding NAD(P)/FAD-dependent oxidoreductase — protein sequence MRVAIIGGGAAGMMCAATIHEADPSAEIFLLDRNDGLGKKVIISGGGRCNVTTGILDVKTVLTKYPRGGKFLTHAMYAFPPEAVYEWFESHGVPLKTQNDLRVFPVSDDGHDIVGVFEQMFADSKVHVMLKKSVVSVEKRGDEFYVNTKDQIAPVIVDKLVLTTGGQAYRQTGSTGDGYAFAASLGHSITSLAPSLNAFFTKETWPSKISGLSFEKATIMAKRDKKPHFTGPFLFTHKGVSGPAVFALSSLVAFEKYDATNPLEITIDLFSDETLDDLRVRFETICTENYNKQFDNVLSLLIPRSLAEIIVAELDISTSKRANQVSKKEINKALSWLKAIPLSVIQRGAGDEFVTAGGVSLDEIDPNTMESKICPGLYFAGEIMDVDGYTGGFNLQASWAAGRLVGVSTCQE from the coding sequence ATGCGCGTCGCGATTATTGGCGGGGGAGCAGCGGGCATGATGTGTGCCGCTACTATCCACGAGGCTGACCCCTCGGCGGAGATTTTTCTGTTGGATCGCAACGATGGATTGGGAAAGAAAGTGATCATCTCGGGAGGCGGGCGGTGCAATGTGACGACGGGCATCCTCGACGTGAAGACTGTGCTGACTAAGTACCCGCGCGGGGGGAAGTTTTTGACCCACGCCATGTATGCGTTTCCACCGGAAGCCGTGTATGAGTGGTTCGAGTCTCACGGCGTTCCACTCAAGACGCAGAACGACCTTCGAGTTTTTCCTGTTTCTGACGACGGCCATGACATCGTCGGCGTGTTTGAGCAGATGTTTGCTGACTCGAAGGTCCACGTGATGCTGAAGAAGTCCGTGGTGTCCGTCGAAAAACGCGGTGACGAGTTCTACGTGAATACCAAAGACCAGATCGCGCCCGTTATTGTCGACAAACTTGTGTTGACCACGGGCGGACAGGCGTATCGACAAACAGGTTCGACGGGTGATGGTTACGCCTTCGCCGCGTCTTTGGGTCACTCGATCACTTCGCTCGCGCCGAGCTTGAACGCGTTCTTCACAAAAGAGACCTGGCCATCGAAGATTTCGGGTCTGTCATTCGAGAAGGCGACGATTATGGCGAAGCGGGACAAGAAACCACATTTTACCGGACCATTTTTGTTTACTCATAAAGGCGTGAGCGGTCCCGCGGTCTTTGCGTTGTCTTCGCTGGTTGCATTTGAAAAGTACGACGCGACTAATCCACTAGAGATCACCATTGACCTGTTCTCGGACGAGACGCTCGACGATCTGCGAGTGAGATTCGAAACGATCTGTACAGAAAATTACAACAAACAATTCGATAACGTGTTGAGTTTGCTGATCCCGAGGTCTCTCGCCGAGATCATCGTGGCCGAGCTCGACATCTCGACCTCAAAGCGCGCGAATCAGGTTTCGAAGAAAGAAATTAATAAGGCGCTTTCTTGGCTGAAGGCAATTCCTCTTTCGGTGATCCAGCGAGGAGCTGGCGACGAGTTCGTAACAGCTGGGGGAGTCAGCCTAGACGAAATTGATCCAAATACCATGGAGTCGAAAATCTGCCCGGGCCTCTATTTCGCGGGGGAGATCATGGACGTGGACGGGTACACCGGCGGGTTCAATTTACAGGCTTCTTGGGCTGCCGGACGCCTGGTTGGGGTCAGCACTTGCCAAGAATGA
- a CDS encoding glycosyltransferase yields MSGNIRKKWDVLIETTKNILRKEAPDIVLINGTYSAPWILAQAAQELGIPMVLRYAGVLQKEVGNKGYFVRRRLLTYEQSIVSAANAIIFPSTLCRKVVEHEIVHRSVKKGIVIPNPVSHVGTVHQKHSRKARFTMAAIGRWSAIKNFQAFLALHDALQEEQWPHRAIMVTSFWDERFGISETIERKDPMNQEDLQTFYQSLDLLVVPSHFETFCNVAAEALVHGCSVLVSENIGIADVLRKAGLDRMVIKSFADPAVVVAAVKRLSKTKLSTKEHKLIVKLLDPQEIHEGIVRVLNQVLEGDSLA; encoded by the coding sequence TTGAGCGGAAACATTCGAAAAAAATGGGACGTCCTTATTGAAACAACTAAAAATATCTTGCGAAAAGAAGCACCAGATATTGTCCTTATTAACGGGACGTATTCTGCACCATGGATTCTGGCCCAAGCAGCCCAGGAGCTTGGCATTCCGATGGTTTTGCGTTACGCGGGCGTGCTGCAAAAAGAAGTTGGCAACAAGGGATATTTCGTCCGAAGGCGGTTGCTCACCTACGAACAGTCAATAGTCTCAGCAGCCAATGCCATTATTTTTCCATCAACGTTATGTCGAAAAGTCGTTGAGCACGAAATTGTCCATCGGTCGGTAAAAAAAGGCATCGTCATTCCGAACCCCGTCTCGCATGTTGGGACGGTTCATCAAAAACACTCGCGAAAGGCGCGCTTCACCATGGCGGCGATTGGACGCTGGTCCGCCATCAAAAATTTCCAAGCCTTTCTAGCACTCCATGATGCCCTTCAGGAAGAACAATGGCCGCATCGGGCCATCATGGTGACCTCATTCTGGGATGAACGGTTTGGGATCTCAGAAACCATCGAGCGAAAAGATCCGATGAATCAGGAAGACTTGCAAACATTCTATCAGTCACTTGATCTGCTAGTTGTCCCGTCGCATTTCGAAACGTTCTGTAATGTAGCGGCCGAGGCGTTAGTTCACGGCTGTTCTGTCTTAGTGTCAGAAAATATTGGGATTGCAGACGTACTTCGCAAGGCCGGACTTGATCGAATGGTCATCAAATCATTCGCAGACCCCGCCGTTGTGGTGGCTGCGGTCAAACGCCTGTCAAAAACAAAACTGAGCACTAAAGAACACAAGCTAATTGTAAAACTCCTCGACCCTCAAGAAATTCATGAAGGGATCGTCCGAGTACTTAACCAGGTACTTGAAGGCGACTCGCTCGCGTAA
- a CDS encoding PLDc N-terminal domain-containing protein: protein MDFRFGGLIGLIILILDIVVIIEIFKSSKDMVTKLLWTLLILLFPLVGLLIYYFLGRGK from the coding sequence ATGGACTTTCGCTTCGGTGGGTTGATTGGTTTGATCATTTTGATCCTCGACATTGTCGTGATCATCGAAATCTTCAAGAGTTCAAAGGACATGGTTACAAAGTTACTTTGGACCTTGCTCATTCTGCTTTTCCCGCTTGTCGGTCTGCTGATCTATTACTTCCTAGGGCGCGGAAAGTAA